DNA from Halobaculum sp. XH14:
GGTCCGCGCCGCCCGGGTTGGAGGTGCGACAGAGGACGAACACGCCCTTCTCGTGCCGGGAGAGGAACGGGGAGAGCGAGTCGCGCCCGAGATAGGGGTTCACGGTGATGGCGTCGGCGTGATCGAGCAGTTCCGCGTACTTGCGCGCGGTGTTTCCGATGTCGGCCCGCTTGGCGTCGAGCAGCACCGGCACGTCCTTCCCGTGCGCGTACGCGATGGTTTCCCGGAGCGACCGCCACCCGTCGGCGTCCTCGTAGAAGGCGACGTTCGGCTTGTAGCAGGCGGCGTACTCGTGGGTCGCGTCGATGATGCGTCGGTTGAACGCCCAGCGCGGGAGATCTCTGTCGTGGAGGTGCTCGGGGAGTTTGTCGAGGTCGGCGTCCAGGCCGACCGAGACGACGGTGTTCTTGGCGTGGATTCTGTCGGCGAGGTCGGAGAAGAAGGGGTTGAACTCGGGCATTCTTGAGTGGTGTGGGTGGTCGGGTGGGGCTAAGTGTTCCTGTTTTTCTTCTCGGGCGGTGTTGGATCGGTCCTGGTGTCGAACAGCTGGAAAGCCCCCTCGACCATCGGTTCAGGGGCTAGCTTCAATCCCCTGACGCACGCCTCGAAAGCCCCCCCGGCTGTCGGCTCGGTGCGGCCGCTGCGCTCCTCAGTCGCTCACTGCGTTCGCTCCTCATCGGTCGGCCTCCGGCCTCCCTCTTGCGGTGCTTGTCGGTCCGCGCCGTCGCCGACAGCCGCGGCCCCTTTCAGTCCCACCCGGACGGCACCGCAACCGCACCGCACCCTCCCCAGCCTCCTGCGGTGCTCGGAACTCACCCTCGCTGCGCTCGCGTGAGCCACGCACGAGCGGCCGCGCTTCGCTTGGCCGCCGCGCGCCATTCGGCTAGTTCCGTTCGTGAATCACGCGCGAAAACAAGAAACTGCGAATCCGAACTCACCTAGTCGTCGCCCGAGACCGCGCCGCGCTCGAAGCCCGGAACCGCGTCGCCGCCCGCCACCGGCTCCGGCAGTTCGTCGCGCACGTCGTCGCCGCGGCCCTCCGCGATGACTTCCGCGTAGGCGTCGGGCAGCACGCGGACGAACTCGCCGACGGCCTCCGACCAGTTCTCCAGCAGGGCGGCCGCGCGCTCGCTGTCGGTCCGGGCGAGGTGGTTCTCGACCAGGCGGCGCAGCATCGCCTCGTCGGCATCGGTCAGTTCCTGGGAGAGCGACACCATCCCGCGGTTCACCTTCGCCGGGAACTCGTCGTCCGGGTCGAACACGTACGCGACGCCGCCGGACATCCCCGCGCCGAAGTTCCGGCCCGTCTCGCCCAGCACCGCGACGGCGCCGCCGGTCATGTACTCACAGCCGTGGTCGCCCAGCCCCTCGACGACCGCCTTCGCGCCCGAGTTGCGGACCGCGAAGCGCTCGCCCGCGACGCCGTTGACGTACGCCTCGCCGCTCGTCGCGCCGTAGAGCGCGACGTTGCCGACGACGATGTTCTCGCTCGGGTCGAACGACGCGTCCGCGGGCGTCTCGACGGCGAGCGTGCCGCCCGAGAGCCCCTTGCCGACGTAGTCGTTCGCCGCGCCGGTGAGGTGGCTGCTCACGCCGGGCGCGAGGAACGCGCCGAACGACTGGCCCGCGGTGCCGTCGAACTCCAGGCTGACCGTGTCCCGGGGGAGCCCTTCGCCGCCGTGTTCGGAGGCGACGCGGTTCGAGAGCGTCGCGCCGACTGCCCGGTCCGTGTTCCCGAGCGTCCGCGAGACGGCGACCGGTTCGCCCGACGAGAGCGCCTCGTCCGCCGCCTCGATGAGCTCCCGGTCGATGCCGTCCGCGACGTCGGCGTGGTCCTGCTCGCGCACCTTCGTCCGCGCGCCGGGCGCGGGGTCGGCGAGCACCGTCGAGAGGTCGAGTTTCGCGGCCTTCCCCTCCAGGTCGTCGCGCTGGGTGAGCACGTCGGGCCGGCCGATCATCTCCTCGACCGTGCGGAAGCCGAGGTCGGCCATGATCTCGCGGAGCTCCCGTGCGATGAACGTCATGTAGTTGATGACGTGCTCGGGCTCGCCGGGGAAGCGCTCGCGGAGGTCCTCCCGCTGGGTGGCGACGCCGACCGGGCAGGTGTTCTGGTGGCACTGCCGGGCCATCACACAGCCCGAGGAGACGAGCGAGGCGGTGCCGAAGGCGAACTCCTCGCCGCCCAGCAGCGCGCCGACCGCGACGTCGCGGCCGGTCTTCATCCCGCCGTCGACGGCGACGCGGATGCGGTCGCGCAGCCCCGTCGCGCGGAGCATCTGGTTCGTCTCCGCGAGGCCGAGTTCCCACGGGAGGCCGGCGTTCTTGATGCTCGTCTTCGGCGACGCGCCCGTCCCGCCCGAGTGGCCCGAGACGTGGACGACGTCGGCCTCGGCCTTCGCGACGCCGGCCGCGATGGTGCCGATGCCGGCCTCCGAGACCAGCTTCACGTTGACGTCGGCCTCCGGGTTCGCGGACTTCAGGTCGTGAATGAGCTGTTTCAGGTCCTCGATGGAGTAGATGTCGTGTTGCGGGGGCGGCGAGATGAGGCCCACGCCCGGCGTCGAACACCGGACGTGCGCGATGTACTCGTTCACCTTCGCGCCGGGGAGATGACCGCCCTCGCCGGGCTTGGAGCCCTGCGCCATCTTGATCTGGAGTTCGTCCGCGCTCGCGAGGTACTCCGCGGTGACGCCGAAGCGGCCCGAAGCGACCTGTTTCACGTCGCACTCGCGCTCGGTGCCGAACCGCTCGGGCGGCTCGCCGCCCTCGCCGGTGTTCGACTTGCCGCCGAGCCGCCGCATCGCGATGGAGTTGTTCTCGTGGGCCTCCGGCGAGAGGCTGCCGAGGCTCATCGCTGCCGTGGTGAAGCGCGTGGCGATCTCCGAGACCGGCTCGACCTCCTCGACCGGGATCGGGTCGCGGTCGGAATCGAACTCAAGGAGGTTCCGGAGTTCGGCCGGTTCGTCGGCGTCGTTCACCTGTTCTGCGAACGAGTCCCACGACTCGCGGTCGTCCCCACGGACGGCGGCGTGGAGGTCCCGCACCGAGTGGGGGTTCCAGCCGTGGTGGAGCCCCGACGAGCGGTTCTCGTACTCGCCGTGGGTCTCCAGTTCGGGGTCGTCGCCGAAGCCGACCGCGTGGCGCTCGCGGACGTCGGCCGCGAGTTCGTCGACGCCGATGCCCTCCGTGCGGATCTCGGTCCCCTCGAAGTACTCGCGGACGAACGCGGAGTCGAGCCCCACCGCCTCGAAGATCTGTGCGCCGCGGTAGGACTCGGCCGTCGAGATGCCCATCTTCGCCATCGTCTTGAGGAGCCCCTGTTCGAGCGCCGCGCGGTAGGTGGCGAGCGCCTCCACCTCGTCCGCGCCGTCGGGGCCGGCGACGAGGTCCCGGACCGTCTCGTACGCGAGGTACGGACAGACCGCGCCCGCGCCGTAGCCGACGAGCGTGGCGACGTGGTGGACCTCGCGCGGGTCGCCCGACTCGACCACGAGGCCACAGCGGGCGCGCAGGCCCTCGCGGACGAGCGCGTGGTGGACCGCCGCGGTGGCGAGCAGGCTCGGGATGGGCGCGCGGTCGGCGTCGACCGCGCGGTCCGAGAGAACGAGCACGTCGGCGCCGTCGCGGACGGCCGCGACCGCCTCCTCGCGGAGGGCCTCGACCGCGGCCTCCATGTCGCCCTCGGGGTCCCAGGTCGTCTCCAGCGTCGTCGACGTCAGGTCGCCGTCGGTCCGGCCCGCGAGGTCGCGGAGCCCGGCCGTCTCGGCCTCGGTGAGGATCGGCGAGTCGCAGACGACCTGCCGGGCGTGTTCGGGCGACTCGTCGAGCAGGTTCCGCTGGGGGCCGAGTCTGGCCTCGAGCGAGGTGACGAGTTCCTCGCGGATGTAGTCGATCGGCGGGTTCGACACCTGCGCGAACAGTTGCTTGAAGTAGGTGAACAGCGGCCGGTTGTACTCCGAGAGCACCGACAGCGGCGTGTCGTCGCCCATCGAACCGACGGGGTCCTTCCCGTCGTGGGTCATCGGCTCGATCATGTGGTTCAGCTGGTCGGTCGTGTAGCCGAACGTCGCCTGGAGCCCGCGGAGGTTCTCGGGAGCCTCGCCGGCGTTCGGAACCGTCCTCACCGCGTCGGCGTCACCCGGCCGGCCGTCCGCGTCCGTCTCGACCGCCACGGCGTCGAGTTCGCGCTGCTCGGCGTCGACGAACTCACCGTACCTGTCGTCGACGAGGTCCGCGAAGACGGCCTCGTCGGGGACGACCTCGCCGGCCTCGCGGTCCGCGACGAACACCTCGCCGGGCTGGAGCCGGCCGCGCTCGGCGACCGCGCTCGGCTCGTGGTCGAGCGCGCCGACCTCGCTGGCCATCACGAGCCGGTTGTCGGTCGTCACGTCGTATCGGCACGGACGCAGGCCGTTCCGGTCGAGCACGCCCGCGACGCGCTCGCCGTCGAAGCCGATGACCAGTGCGGGGCCGTCCCACGGCTCCACGAGCGAGGCGTGGAAGTCGTAGAACTCCCGGCGCTCCTCGCTCATCGCGTCGTCCCCGCGGTACGCTTCGGGGATGAGCATCCGGAGCGCGTGCGGGAGCTCGCGGCCGCCCCGGAGCAGCAAGTCGAGCGTCTCGTCGACTGAGGCGGTGTCGGACTGGTCCGGATCGGAGATGACCGGCGTCACCGTCTCCAGTTCCGCGTCGGTGAAGCCGCCGTCCGCGAGGTCGGCCTCGCGGGCGCGCATCCAGTTCACGTTCCCCCGGATGGTGTTGAACTCGCCGTTGTGGACGATGTTCCGGTACGGGTGCGCGAGGTGCCACGCGCCGAGCGTGTTCGTCGAGAAGCGCGCGTGGACGAGCGCGACGCCGGATTCGAGCCGGTCGTCGCGAAGGTCCGGGAAGTACGTCCCGAGCTGGCTCGCCTTCAGAAGGCCCTTGTAGACGAGGCGCTCGCGGTCGAGCGAGCAGACGTAGAATCGCCCCGCACCCTCCACGTCCGCGGCCGCCTTCTCCAGTTCGCGCCGGCCGACGTACAGTCGCCGGTCGAAGTCGTCGGTCGAGAGTTCCCCGTCGGGCGCGACGAACGCCTGCCAGACGGACGGCTCCGAGTCCAGCGCAGTCTCGCCCAGGTCCGCCGCATCCGCGTCCGTGGGAACCTCCCGCCACGCGACCGTCTCGACCCCGTAGGAGGCGAACGTCGTCTCGAACAGGTCCCGGAGCTCCGCCCGTACCCCCTCGTCGGTCGGCATGAACAGCGATCCGACCGCGTAGGTGTCCGGGAGGTCGCCGACGACCGCCTCGAAGAAGCCGTCCGGCCGCTGGAGCATGACGCCCGCCCCGTCGCCCGTGTTCGGTTCCGCGCCCGTCGCACCCCGGTGTTCGAGGTTCTCCAGGAGTTCGATGCCATCCTCGATTACTGCGTGTGACCGACCGCCGTCGAGGTCGACGACGGCACCTACACCGCAGTTCGAACGCTCGTCCGCGGGGTCCGCCAGGCCCGCGGCCGGGCGCTCGCGCGCGTCCGGCTGAGTCATGTGGGAGGGTGCGCGTGACCCACATAAAGCCGTGACCCTGAAGGACTAAGGGCGTACCAATACCATACAAGGGAATAATAGGTCAAGGATGTACGGAATCGAGTAGTCAATTGACGATCAGCGTCCGATTACGACTCGGATAGTCGTGATAGCTGCAAATTTTCCTCTGATCGTCCAGCCCGAAAATCGTTCGGAATTTCGGTGGACGTTCGTCCAGTTCCAATCGGCGGTTCCCGTCCGATCGGACCCCCCGAGTTCGGACGGCGCGGTCAGTAGGACTTCGCGAAGTACGCGGTTCGTTCCGCGCGCTCCCCACAGACCGCACACGTCTCCTCGTCCTCGCCGCCGACGAGGTCGTCCTCGTCCTCGAACGGGACCATGACGATCTCGGCGGCGATCTGCTCTTTGATCTCGTCCTCGCAGCCCTCCTCGCCACACCACGGCGCATTGACGTAGCCGCCGTGCTGGCCGATGGTGCCCAGGATCTCCGCGCGATCCGACGCCTCGCGCACCTCGCCCTCGAGGTTCTCCTCGGCGGCGGCGTACAGCTTTGCGAACACCTCGTCGAGGTGGACCCGCGCGGCGTCCGCGATGCCCTCGCGCTCGGCGGTCGCCTCCTCGCCGTCCGGGCGGTGGACGACCGTCACCTCGTCGTCCTCGACCTCGTGGGGGCCGATCTCGAACCGGACGGGGACGCCGTTGAGTTCGTGCTCGTTGAACTTGAAGCCGGGATTGCGCGTGTCGCGGTCGTCGAGTTCGACGCGGATGCCCGCCTCCTCGAGTTCCTCTGCGATGCCCTGGGCGTACGAGAGCACGTCCTCCTTCGTGTCGGCCTGCCAGATGGGGACGATGACGACCTGCTCGGGCGCGACCGTCGGGGGGAGCACGAGCCCCTGATCGTCCGAGTGGGTCATGATGAGCGCGCCGAGCGCGCGCCAGGAGAGCCCCCAGGAGGTGGTGTGGGCGACCTGCTCCTCCTCGTCCTCGTCCGAGTAGTGGATGTCGAACGCCTCGGCGAACGAGGTGCCGAGGTGGTGGGACGTCCCGCCCTGGACGGACTTGCCGTCGGGCATCAGCGCCTCGACGGTCGTCGTGGTGTCCGCGCCGGGGAACTTGTCGTGGTCGGGCTTCTGGCCGCGGAGGACGGGCATCGCGAAGAACTCCTCGTACACCGACTCGTACTGATCGAGCCGGCGCATCGTCTCGTCCCAGGCGTCCTCGTGGGTGGCGTGGGCCGTGTGGCCCTCCTGCCAGAGGAACTCCTTCGTGCGGAAGAACGGCTTCGTCTCCGTCGCCTCCCAGCGCACGACCGAGCACCACTGGTTGACGCGCAGCGGCAGGTCGCGGTGGCTCCGCACCCAGCGGGCGATGTACGGGGTGATGATGGACTCGGAGGTGGGCCGCACGGCGAGCCGTTCCTCGAGTTCGTCGTTGCCCGCGTGGGTCACCCACGCCACCTCGGGGTCGAACCCCTCGACGATGTCCTTCTCGCGCTCGAGGTACGACTCGGGGATGAACATGGGGAAGTAGGCGTTCCGGACGCCCGTCTCCTTGAACTTCGAGTCGAGGAACGCCTGCATGCGCTCCCAGAGCTCGTAGCCGCGGGGCCGGGTCACGATGAACCCGGACATGTTCTCGGGGCCGTAGTTCGCCAGGCCCGCCTTCTGGACTACCTCGGCGTACCACTCGCCGGTCTCATACTC
Protein-coding regions in this window:
- the pyrF gene encoding orotidine-5'-phosphate decarboxylase, translated to MPEFNPFFSDLADRIHAKNTVVSVGLDADLDKLPEHLHDRDLPRWAFNRRIIDATHEYAACYKPNVAFYEDADGWRSLRETIAYAHGKDVPVLLDAKRADIGNTARKYAELLDHADAITVNPYLGRDSLSPFLSRHEKGVFVLCRTSNPGGADLQDLELDSGEPLYRRVAALADLWNEAGNVGLVVGATTPDELADVREAVPDLPFLVPGVGAQGGDAEAAVEYGLADGVGLVNSSRGIIFAGSEAGEEFATVAGQAAKRLRDRLNEHRKRDDG
- the gltB gene encoding glutamate synthase large subunit, which gives rise to MTQPDARERPAAGLADPADERSNCGVGAVVDLDGGRSHAVIEDGIELLENLEHRGATGAEPNTGDGAGVMLQRPDGFFEAVVGDLPDTYAVGSLFMPTDEGVRAELRDLFETTFASYGVETVAWREVPTDADAADLGETALDSEPSVWQAFVAPDGELSTDDFDRRLYVGRRELEKAAADVEGAGRFYVCSLDRERLVYKGLLKASQLGTYFPDLRDDRLESGVALVHARFSTNTLGAWHLAHPYRNIVHNGEFNTIRGNVNWMRAREADLADGGFTDAELETVTPVISDPDQSDTASVDETLDLLLRGGRELPHALRMLIPEAYRGDDAMSEERREFYDFHASLVEPWDGPALVIGFDGERVAGVLDRNGLRPCRYDVTTDNRLVMASEVGALDHEPSAVAERGRLQPGEVFVADREAGEVVPDEAVFADLVDDRYGEFVDAEQRELDAVAVETDADGRPGDADAVRTVPNAGEAPENLRGLQATFGYTTDQLNHMIEPMTHDGKDPVGSMGDDTPLSVLSEYNRPLFTYFKQLFAQVSNPPIDYIREELVTSLEARLGPQRNLLDESPEHARQVVCDSPILTEAETAGLRDLAGRTDGDLTSTTLETTWDPEGDMEAAVEALREEAVAAVRDGADVLVLSDRAVDADRAPIPSLLATAAVHHALVREGLRARCGLVVESGDPREVHHVATLVGYGAGAVCPYLAYETVRDLVAGPDGADEVEALATYRAALEQGLLKTMAKMGISTAESYRGAQIFEAVGLDSAFVREYFEGTEIRTEGIGVDELAADVRERHAVGFGDDPELETHGEYENRSSGLHHGWNPHSVRDLHAAVRGDDRESWDSFAEQVNDADEPAELRNLLEFDSDRDPIPVEEVEPVSEIATRFTTAAMSLGSLSPEAHENNSIAMRRLGGKSNTGEGGEPPERFGTERECDVKQVASGRFGVTAEYLASADELQIKMAQGSKPGEGGHLPGAKVNEYIAHVRCSTPGVGLISPPPQHDIYSIEDLKQLIHDLKSANPEADVNVKLVSEAGIGTIAAGVAKAEADVVHVSGHSGGTGASPKTSIKNAGLPWELGLAETNQMLRATGLRDRIRVAVDGGMKTGRDVAVGALLGGEEFAFGTASLVSSGCVMARQCHQNTCPVGVATQREDLRERFPGEPEHVINYMTFIARELREIMADLGFRTVEEMIGRPDVLTQRDDLEGKAAKLDLSTVLADPAPGARTKVREQDHADVADGIDRELIEAADEALSSGEPVAVSRTLGNTDRAVGATLSNRVASEHGGEGLPRDTVSLEFDGTAGQSFGAFLAPGVSSHLTGAANDYVGKGLSGGTLAVETPADASFDPSENIVVGNVALYGATSGEAYVNGVAGERFAVRNSGAKAVVEGLGDHGCEYMTGGAVAVLGETGRNFGAGMSGGVAYVFDPDDEFPAKVNRGMVSLSQELTDADEAMLRRLVENHLARTDSERAAALLENWSEAVGEFVRVLPDAYAEVIAEGRGDDVRDELPEPVAGGDAVPGFERGAVSGDD
- the proS gene encoding proline--tRNA ligase, which produces MNDDDGAEQDLGVTKSKEYETGEWYAEVVQKAGLANYGPENMSGFIVTRPRGYELWERMQAFLDSKFKETGVRNAYFPMFIPESYLEREKDIVEGFDPEVAWVTHAGNDELEERLAVRPTSESIITPYIARWVRSHRDLPLRVNQWCSVVRWEATETKPFFRTKEFLWQEGHTAHATHEDAWDETMRRLDQYESVYEEFFAMPVLRGQKPDHDKFPGADTTTTVEALMPDGKSVQGGTSHHLGTSFAEAFDIHYSDEDEEEQVAHTTSWGLSWRALGALIMTHSDDQGLVLPPTVAPEQVVIVPIWQADTKEDVLSYAQGIAEELEEAGIRVELDDRDTRNPGFKFNEHELNGVPVRFEIGPHEVEDDEVTVVHRPDGEEATAEREGIADAARVHLDEVFAKLYAAAEENLEGEVREASDRAEILGTIGQHGGYVNAPWCGEEGCEDEIKEQIAAEIVMVPFEDEDDLVGGEDEETCAVCGERAERTAYFAKSY